AAGTCTATCGCCGCGCGCTGCGGGATCTCCCGCACGTTCCTCCGGAGCGCGTGCTCTGCGTCGGGGATACGTTGCATACGGACGTACTCGGCGGACGCCATCTCGGCATGAAGACCCTGCTCGTCGAGACCGGCTTCACGCGGGGACAGGATCCCCTCGCCCTTGCGGACGAGAGCGGAATCTGGCCTGATTTCATCGCATCATCGATTTGAGAGACGCGGAGGGCCCTCATGCGCGCCAACGCACTCACAGCATTCGCAACGCTGTCCCTAGTTCTTTTGCCGGCGGTCACGAATGCAGCCGACAAGAAGCCCCTCGTCATTGAGGGTACGGCGCATGTGATCGACGCGGGGACTCTTCAGATCGACAAGAGCGTCATTCGCCTTTTCGGCATCGTCGCGCCCGGCCCCCGGCAAAAATGCCTGTTCGGATCGCTGCCCTGGCTTTGCGGT
The nucleotide sequence above comes from Nisaea sediminum. Encoded proteins:
- a CDS encoding thermonuclease family protein, with protein sequence MRANALTAFATLSLVLLPAVTNAADKKPLVIEGTAHVIDAGTLQIDKSVIRLFGIVAPGPRQKCLFGSLPWLCGAAARTHLADLADGKQARCEAIETFNARCIVGGKDLSNQMVRAGWAVADEAGEAYRPAQEKARAEKRGLWKYE